The following nucleotide sequence is from Micromonospora sp. WMMD1120.
CCAGGACGCGTTCGGCACTGTCGAGCATCTGCTCGGTCATCCGCTTCTTGCTCTCGAGGTAGGTGGGGTTGCGACGGTAGCGCGTGCCATGCGTCGGCCCCTCCTCGACACCCCAGGGGGCGTAGTCCGAGGGGCAGAGCGTCATCGCCTGGAAGTTGGTGTGGCCGGGTGGGCAGACCGCTGTGGAGTCCGGGTCCTTGTGCGACGCGAAGGACAGGAAGAGGAACGGGACGTCGTCCGGGCCCTCGGCCGCGAGCTGCTTGTAGTAGTCGTCGACGTCGACGTCGTACCACCAGACGTTGGCGTTGCGCCGCTGCGGCAGAGGGCGCTTGAGCCCCAGGTAGAGCGTCACGAACGGCATGCCCATGGTGGCCGCGCGGGTGCGCTTGACCACACCGGCGGGAAAGTGCTCCGGACCGACCAGTTCCAGCACGGTGCGACGGTAGTCCGCGTTGGATACCACGAGCGGGGCGCTGATGTGCTCCCGCTCGCCACGGATCCGGACGCCGGTGACCCTGCCACCCTCCACGACGATCTGCTCCACCCGGCACCGGGTACGCAGCTCGCCGCCGTTCGCCTCGATGACCTCCACCAGCGAAGCGGCGAGAACCTGACCGCCACCCTCCGGGTAGTAGGCGCCACGCAGGTAGTGGTCGGTCACCATGGCGTGGGTGCCGACGGTGGCCTGGGCCGGGCCCATTCCGTAATTCGGGGACTGAGCCGCGAGGATCGACCGGGCCGCCGCGGAGAGCGCGCAGTGGTCGAACAGCTCCGCCAACGAGCGGCGGGACCAGGCCACCGTGGCCGGGGTGGCGGCGATCAGCTCCTGGATGGCCATCTCGACCGGGGAGAGCAGGGTCTCGCGCATCTCGGCGCCCACGGCGGAGCAGATGTCCACGAAGGTGTTCAGTCCCGCGGCCTCCTCCGGCAGCGTGGCCACCAACCGCTCGCGGTACGCCTGCCACCCCGCTGGCATGTCCATCGTCAGGCCCGGCAGCTCGATCCGGTCGAAGCCGTCCTGGTCCATCTCCAGGAACCGCACCCGACCGCCGAGGCCGACCCCGGCGAGGATGGCTGGCAGCACCCCATCCGGCCCACAGTCGCCCAGGTAGTGCACACCCACGTCGAACTCGTAGGCGCGTCGACGCCGGAAGACGTGGCTGTTGCCACCCGCCACGTCGTGCTGCTCGGTGACGAGCACACGGCGGCCGTCGGCGGCCAGGTACGCGGCGCACACCAGGCCGCCGAGCCCCGCGCCGACGACGACGGCGTCCCACTGCTGTGCCGACATGTCACCCTCCTCCGGCGCCACGGACGCCACTCAGGCACACCCGCCGGCCGGGCCACCGTCGGCGCCGGGGGCGGAGAACGACGGCGCCGCCTCGTAGTCCCACCAGGGCGCGCCGACCTCGGTCAGCTCGACACCCCGTACGGCGGCCACCCAGGTGCGGAGACGGTCCAGGCCGAAGAACTTGTCCCGGCCGTACGCGAAGAAGGGCACCCCGAAGAGCCCGTCCTTCCAGGAGGCGCGCAGGCACTCCACGCCACGCTCGCGCAGCTGCGGATCGTCGCAGGCGGCAGCGAGCCGGTCACCGTCGAGACCCAACTCGTCGCCGATCTCGGCCACCGTCGTCCGCAGCGAGACGTCGCGACCCTCCTGCCAGCGCGCCCGGTACACCAGGTCGACGAAGTCGCGTCCCCTGCCGGCGTCGTCGGCGAGCAGATAGGCGAGGTGGGGAATCTCCCAGACCGGGTCCTTGTCGATCGGCCACGTGACGTCCCAACCCCGGGCCCTGGTCAACCGGCGTACGTCCTGCAGGATGTAGAAGTTCTTCGCCCTCGACATCGCCACGATCGGCAGTTCGATCTTCGCCGCGGTCAGCAGCGCGGTCGTCGTCTCGTCGGGCTCCCAGAACGGGACCCACTCGGCCGCGTCGGCCACGTCCGGGAAGTGTTCGGTCAGGTCCCGGTACGCCAGCCACGAGTACGGGCTGCGCAGCGAGAAGAAGAACCTCGGCCGCTTCTGGGTCTTCATTGTCGTCCTCTTCTGGTCGCGGGCTCTGCGGGGTGGCGCGTCACAGGGCGATACCGCCGTCGACGTGCAGGACGGCGCCGGTGACGTAGGAGGCACGGTCGGAGGCGAGGTAGGACACCAGGCCGGCGACGTCCTCGGCGGAGCCCATCCGGCCCAACGCGATGGACTGGCGGGCGCGTTCCTTGACCTTCTCGGCCAGGTCGGCGGTCATGTCGGTCTCGATGTATCCGGGCGCGACGGCGTTGACCCGGATGTTGTAGCGGCCGACCTCCTTGGCCAGCGCCTTGCTGAAGCCGATGATCCCCGCCTTGGCGGCGGCGTAGTTCGTCTGTGAGGCGTTGCCGTACACGCCCGCGACCGAGGACATCGTGACGATGCAGCCCGAGCGACGCTTCATCATGTCGAACGCCACGGCCCGGCAGACGTTGAAGACGCCGTTGAGGTTGACGTCGATCACCTCGCGCCACTGCTCGTCGCTCATCAGCGCCAACGCCCGGTCGCGGGTGATGCCCGCCGAGGTCACCGCCGCGGAGATGGGTCCCAGTTCGTCGTCGGTCTCGGCCACGAACGCCTTCACCGCCGCGGCGTCGGACACGTCGACCCGCCGGGACAACGTCCGGTGGCCCCGCTCCGACAGGAGCTTCTCCAACTCGCGCGCCGCCTCGTCGTCGCTGCGGTAGCAGAAGGCGACGGCGAAGCCGTCGGCGGCGAGAGCCTCCACCACCGCCCGGCCGATTCCCCGGGTGCCGCCGGTGACCAGGGCCACCCGGGACGCGTTCTCTGACATTGCGCTCCTCCGTTGTCGTTGCGGCGCGTCTCACCACGCTCCGTGGTTCACTCCGGCACGCGTAGTTGGTCCGCCGACCGGTAGGCCAGGACGCAGCGGCCGACGGTGACGACGACGTCGTCCCCCACCGAACTGCTGCCCTCGAAGAGCAGGGTCTCGCCGACGGCGCGGGACAGCACCACCTCGTGCCGGACCAGGTCACCCGGGTAGACCCGACTGTGGAACTCGACGCCGCTGAGCGAGCCGGCCAGCATCACCTGGTCGTCGCCGGCGCGCACCGCCTCGGCGCCGGAACCCGCCAGCAACCCCGCGGACTGCATCCAGGACTCGACGAGCAACGTCGCGGGGTACGCCAGTTCCGCCTCGCCGGCCCCGGCGTCGAGCCCCGCGTAGCAGGGCTCGTTACAGGTGACCGCCTTCGTCGCCACCAACCGACGTCCGGGCTCCACCTCCAGCACCCGGTCGACCAGCAGGATCGGGTACCGGTGCGGAAGCAGACGGCGGATCGCGACAGCGTCCAGCCCGGAACTCAGCACAGCTGCACCACCGCGCAACCGGCCGACCCGTCACTGTCCAGCGCGGTGATCACCGCGTGCCGTCCCTGTACGCCGGAGGTCCAGGTCGCCTCGGCCAGCACGGCCGCGAGCTGGAATCCGGCGCACGCGGCCCCGGTGTCGCCGACCGCTGCCAGGCAGTCGACACGGTACGGCTGGTGGCCGGCGAAGAGCTTGTCCAGGACCTCCCACTCGGTGGTGTCCGGACCCTGGGTCGAGGTGCCCGCCGCGATGGCCCACACGTCTTCCCCGAGGATTCCCGCGCGGTCCAGCGCCCGCCGTACACACAGCTCGACGGCCTGCGCGGGGGACCTGCCGTCGTGCGTGGCGAACTCGACGGCAACGAGCCGGGCCAGCTCGGCGCGGACCGGCGCGGCCGGATCGCCGCTGGCGCCGTCCGCGACCGCCCCGCCGGACCCCGCGTCCAACCGGAGCAACACGCAGCCCTCCCCCAGCGGCGGCGCGCCGTTGGTCAACGAACCCGCGCGCCACTCCCACCAGGCGCGGGCGGACGAGAACTCCTCGGCCGCGCCGCAGAGCACCGTGCGCGCGCGGTCCGCGGCGAGCAGTCGCCGCGCGTACATGAGCGCGGACAACGTCGACGTACGGCCGGCAGCCACCGTCGCGTTCGGGCCCCGCAGGCCGTAGCGCATCGCGCACTGGCCGGCCGAGGAGTTCATGATGGCGTTGGGAATGTGCGCGGTCTCGATGTAGAAGGGCTTCTCGTGGATCAGCGTGTCCCGCGTGATGTCCGACATGCTCTGCTGGCTGCCCGTGGTCGTGCCGAGCACCACCGCCACGCGCTCCCCCGGTGGGAGATCGCCGGCTCCGACCAGATGACCGGCCGCGACCACGGCCAGTCCGGTCAGCCGGTCCATTCCCCGGGTGCCGCGGCGGCCGAGCACGTCACGCTGGACGAAGTCCGGCACCATCCCCACGCTCTGCCCCGGCGGCACACCGTCGACGTCCCCCGGCGCGCTCAGCACCGGGCGGCCGGAGCGCAGCCCCGCCGCGAAGTCGCCGACGCCGATCCCGAAGGGCGACACGGCCGCCCACGCCGAGATGACCGGAGCGGGCACGGAAACTCTGCTCATCTCACTCCGTGCCCGTCCGGCTGCCTTCGAGCGCGCGCAGGACCCGGTCGTCGAAGTTCACCAACCGGCCCTCACGGCCGTTCTCGACCACGCCGTACGCGTGGGTGATCGTCCCGGTGGCGGTGTGCAGGAGGCGACCCTCGCGCAGCACGTAGCAGTCCATGGTGGAGGTGTAGAGAAGGTCCTTGAAGATCGATTCGACGGTGTAGACGGTGTAGAGCTCCTCCTCCATGACCGTCTCGTCGAGAATCCGCACGTGCGAGCGGGTCACGGCGGGAATCCAGTTCCGCTCGTCGAGCATCGGCTTGATCGACAGGCCGCGCGCCGCGAGGAAGCGGTCCACGACCTCCTCCATCTGCCGCAGGTAGCCCGACATCTGCACACGCTCGAAGAAGTGGCAGTAGAAGTAGGGCATCCGCCACTTCCAGCCGAACGCGTTGCGGCCCTCGGTCAGTCGGGCGATCACCGGGTCGTCGCTCACGCCCCGGTCCGTGCTGAGCTCCTGAGCCGTGGCGTGACCGACCGCCGGAGCGGCGTCGAACGACTCGGCCACCTGGTTGCCGATGTGGTCGGTGACGAACCGGCCGAGCTCCTCGGGGATCGGGTCCGGGTCGGTGACCCGGTCGTCGCGGCGCAGCACGGCGCGCGCCGTGGAGGTGACCGCCTTCTTCTCGGCGTCGTCCCGGACGACCCGGATCTGCACCTTGAACACGAACTCGGTGCTGTCGGACGGCGTGTGCGGCACGACCTCGACCGCCGCGATGTCGTCGACCAGCAGTGCGGTCTGCAGGCGGGTGTCCAGCTCCAGCAGGTCGAAGCCCAGGCCGTGCTCGTCGTAGAGCCGCCCGACCGGCGCGCCCGCCGCCCGAAAGTGCTCGATGATGCCCTGCTCGATGAGGTAGTTGACGTGCTTGAACCCGATGATCGTGCCGATGTTGGCACCCTCGTAACCAGGTCGGAGTTCGCTTGTGGTCGACGTTTCCAGCAGGTTCTTGACGACGCTGTCGGGCAGTTCCGCCACGGGTGGGGCCTCTCTCGTCATGCCGCGCCGGTCGGGCACGGGCTGGCTAGTACGACTGACATCAGGTGGCTGCGCAGAACGCCCGCGAACCAGTCCACGTCTTCGAGCATCGGGAAGTGACCGCAGCGCGCGCTGACGGCGAGCGAGCCCGAAGGCAGCGCGCCGGCGAGCCGCTCGGATTCCGGGGCTGAGTGATCCCGACCGCCCGCCACCACCAGCACGGGCATCCCCAACCCGTCGAGTCGCAACCAGGGGGTACGCAGGTAGGTGTCGGACACCCGCAGCCAGCCGTACGGTCCGACCTGGTCGCAGACCCGCTCCGCCATGGCGTGCACCATGTCGGGCGCGGTGCCGGGACGGGCCTGAACGGCGATGCCCTCGCGCATGACCCGCACGAAGTCGTCGTAGAGCGCCGGCACCGTGTCGCCACGGAACTCGGCGGGCGCTCCCCGGTAGAAGGGGGCGACCAGCACCAGTCCGCGGATCTGCTCCCGCAGGTCGCGACCGGCGTCCTCGGTCAACAACCGGAGCACCACGTTCGAGGTGAAGGAATGCGCCACCACGACGTCGAAGCCGCCGGGCACCGCGGTGAGGGCCTCTCGAACCGGCGACAGCAGATCGAGACTGTGCCCCCAGTCCGGTGGTCCGTCCGATCGCCACGGCAGGTCGGCGGTCCAGATCTCGCCGAGCAGTCCACGGTCCTGCGCCACCAGCCGGGACCAGACGCCGGAGTTGTTGGCCAGACCGTGCAGCAGCAGCATCCGGCCGTCGCGCCCCTCGTCGACACGGCCGTGCCGCACCACGACGGAGGGACGTCCCGGACCCGCGTGGGGCTTGTTCCCGACGACCATGGCTCCTCGCTCAGTCGGTGGGTCTCAGGAGCCCGGCTGGTGCTTGCCGAGCACCACCACGGCGTTGTTACCGCCGAACGCGAGACCGTTGTTCTGTACGACCCGCAGGTCCGCCCGCACCGCCTCGTTCGGCACGCAGTCGATCGGGCACTGCGGGTCCGTCTCGACGTGGTTGATGGTGGGCGGGATGAACCCCTGGTCGATGGCGAGGGCACAGCCGATCGCGCTCAGCGCGCTGGCGGCGCCCATGGTGTGGCCCAGCATCGACTTCATCGAGATCGTCCGCGGGGCCTCGGCACCGAAGACCCGACGGATCGCCTGGGATTCCGTGACGTCGTTGGCCTTGGTGCCGGTGCCGTGCGCGGAGATCAGGTCGACCTGCCCCGGCTTGACGCCGGCGTTCTCCAGTGCCAGCGCCATGCACCGCGCGACGCTCTCCTCGTTGGGCGCCACCTGGTGGTACGCGTCGCAGTTGAGCCCGTACCCCAGCACCTCGGCATAGATCCGGGCGCCGCGCGCCCGCGCCGACGAGAGACGCTCCAGCATGAGCATGCCGGAGCCCTCGCCGGTGAGGATGCCCTTGCGTCCCTTGTCGAAGGGCTGGCACATCTCCGGCGCGATGGTGCCGAGTCGGTAGAACCCC
It contains:
- the fabG gene encoding 3-oxoacyl-[acyl-carrier-protein] reductase, whose protein sequence is MSENASRVALVTGGTRGIGRAVVEALAADGFAVAFCYRSDDEAARELEKLLSERGHRTLSRRVDVSDAAAVKAFVAETDDELGPISAAVTSAGITRDRALALMSDEQWREVIDVNLNGVFNVCRAVAFDMMKRRSGCIVTMSSVAGVYGNASQTNYAAAKAGIIGFSKALAKEVGRYNIRVNAVAPGYIETDMTADLAEKVKERARQSIALGRMGSAEDVAGLVSYLASDRASYVTGAVLHVDGGIAL
- a CDS encoding NAD(P)/FAD-dependent oxidoreductase, whose translation is MSAQQWDAVVVGAGLGGLVCAAYLAADGRRVLVTEQHDVAGGNSHVFRRRRAYEFDVGVHYLGDCGPDGVLPAILAGVGLGGRVRFLEMDQDGFDRIELPGLTMDMPAGWQAYRERLVATLPEEAAGLNTFVDICSAVGAEMRETLLSPVEMAIQELIAATPATVAWSRRSLAELFDHCALSAAARSILAAQSPNYGMGPAQATVGTHAMVTDHYLRGAYYPEGGGQVLAASLVEVIEANGGELRTRCRVEQIVVEGGRVTGVRIRGEREHISAPLVVSNADYRRTVLELVGPEHFPAGVVKRTRAATMGMPFVTLYLGLKRPLPQRRNANVWWYDVDVDDYYKQLAAEGPDDVPFLFLSFASHKDPDSTAVCPPGHTNFQAMTLCPSDYAPWGVEEGPTHGTRYRRNPTYLESKKRMTEQMLDSAERVLGPFRDDLAHVELGTPLTHERYTLSTAGTPFGMAQWGGGSGRPDTRTTVDGLFVVGANTRYGSGITGVAVSGISCAGQILERRLLPEVHAGTVLGDPARLPDRPAVWDPLLVSRGRGRHSARGLAGIG
- a CDS encoding thioesterase, which gives rise to MTREAPPVAELPDSVVKNLLETSTTSELRPGYEGANIGTIIGFKHVNYLIEQGIIEHFRAAGAPVGRLYDEHGLGFDLLELDTRLQTALLVDDIAAVEVVPHTPSDSTEFVFKVQIRVVRDDAEKKAVTSTARAVLRRDDRVTDPDPIPEELGRFVTDHIGNQVAESFDAAPAVGHATAQELSTDRGVSDDPVIARLTEGRNAFGWKWRMPYFYCHFFERVQMSGYLRQMEEVVDRFLAARGLSIKPMLDERNWIPAVTRSHVRILDETVMEEELYTVYTVESIFKDLLYTSTMDCYVLREGRLLHTATGTITHAYGVVENGREGRLVNFDDRVLRALEGSRTGTE
- a CDS encoding alpha/beta hydrolase; this translates as MRHGRVDEGRDGRMLLLHGLANNSGVWSRLVAQDRGLLGEIWTADLPWRSDGPPDWGHSLDLLSPVREALTAVPGGFDVVVAHSFTSNVVLRLLTEDAGRDLREQIRGLVLVAPFYRGAPAEFRGDTVPALYDDFVRVMREGIAVQARPGTAPDMVHAMAERVCDQVGPYGWLRVSDTYLRTPWLRLDGLGMPVLVVAGGRDHSAPESERLAGALPSGSLAVSARCGHFPMLEDVDWFAGVLRSHLMSVVLASPCPTGAA
- a CDS encoding beta-ketoacyl synthase N-terminal-like domain-containing protein, translated to MSRVSVPAPVISAWAAVSPFGIGVGDFAAGLRSGRPVLSAPGDVDGVPPGQSVGMVPDFVQRDVLGRRGTRGMDRLTGLAVVAAGHLVGAGDLPPGERVAVVLGTTTGSQQSMSDITRDTLIHEKPFYIETAHIPNAIMNSSAGQCAMRYGLRGPNATVAAGRTSTLSALMYARRLLAADRARTVLCGAAEEFSSARAWWEWRAGSLTNGAPPLGEGCVLLRLDAGSGGAVADGASGDPAAPVRAELARLVAVEFATHDGRSPAQAVELCVRRALDRAGILGEDVWAIAAGTSTQGPDTTEWEVLDKLFAGHQPYRVDCLAAVGDTGAACAGFQLAAVLAEATWTSGVQGRHAVITALDSDGSAGCAVVQLC
- a CDS encoding beta-ketoacyl-[acyl-carrier-protein] synthase family protein — encoded protein: METQNESHRVVLTGFGVISSIGVGAVDFADGLRQGRSGARPISAFDTTGFAHSIGCEVVGFDPAEWVHNLPVEQLGRASQFSTAAARMAVQDAGLPLDELRDARGLISVGTTDGESFDLERLVQNQLDGGDAGIDPRHARRIRAGRLSASVAQELRLVDVEAVTLSTACAAGNYAIGYGYDAVRTGEVDFALCGGADAMSRKTFAGFYRLGTIAPEMCQPFDKGRKGILTGEGSGMLMLERLSSARARGARIYAEVLGYGLNCDAYHQVAPNEESVARCMALALENAGVKPGQVDLISAHGTGTKANDVTESQAIRRVFGAEAPRTISMKSMLGHTMGAASALSAIGCALAIDQGFIPPTINHVETDPQCPIDCVPNEAVRADLRVVQNNGLAFGGNNAVVVLGKHQPGS
- a CDS encoding DsbA family protein; translated protein: MKTQKRPRFFFSLRSPYSWLAYRDLTEHFPDVADAAEWVPFWEPDETTTALLTAAKIELPIVAMSRAKNFYILQDVRRLTRARGWDVTWPIDKDPVWEIPHLAYLLADDAGRGRDFVDLVYRARWQEGRDVSLRTTVAEIGDELGLDGDRLAAACDDPQLRERGVECLRASWKDGLFGVPFFAYGRDKFFGLDRLRTWVAAVRGVELTEVGAPWWDYEAAPSFSAPGADGGPAGGCA
- a CDS encoding beta-hydroxyacyl-ACP dehydratase; amino-acid sequence: MLSSGLDAVAIRRLLPHRYPILLVDRVLEVEPGRRLVATKAVTCNEPCYAGLDAGAGEAELAYPATLLVESWMQSAGLLAGSGAEAVRAGDDQVMLAGSLSGVEFHSRVYPGDLVRHEVVLSRAVGETLLFEGSSSVGDDVVVTVGRCVLAYRSADQLRVPE